One stretch of Cyclopterus lumpus isolate fCycLum1 chromosome 10, fCycLum1.pri, whole genome shotgun sequence DNA includes these proteins:
- the tmem33 gene encoding transmembrane protein 33, which produces MADTNPQSPPPQLGPLQFLMSNKLETAMWLSRLFTVYCSVMFILPILGPYAAANFYQRALLANALTSALRLHQRLPRFQLSRAFLAQALQEDSCHYLLYSLILVNSYPITMSIFPVFLFSVLHATTYTKKVLDSLGPSSLMFVRNLLDKLTSNQQNILKFIACNEIFLMPATVFMLFSGQGSLLLPFIYYRFLTLRYTSRRNPYCRTLFTELRILLEHFIMKPVCPAFFRKMCFSSIALISRLAPTVV; this is translated from the exons ATGGCTGACACAAACCCACAAAGTCCTCCTCCCCAGCTTGGGCCATTG caATTTTTAATGAGTAACAAGTTGGAAACTGCGATGTGGCTTTCACGTCTCTTCACAGTCTACTGCTCCGTAATGTTTATTCTACCAATTTTAGG ACCCTATGCAGCAGCTAACTTCTACCAGCGAGCCTTGTTAGCGAATGCCCTTACCAGTGCCCTCCGCTTGCATCAAAGGCTTCCACGCTTCCAGCTGAGTAGAGCTTTCCTGGCCCAGGCTCTTCAGGAGGATAGCTGCCATTACTTGCTCTACTCGCTCATCCTGGTCAACTCCTACCCCATCACAA TGAGCATCTTCCCagtcttcctcttctctgtgctTCACGCAACCACTTACACAAAGAAAGTCCTTGAT TCTTTGGGCCCCAGCAGCCTGATGTTCGTCAGAAACCTCCTGGACAAACTCACATCCAATCAGCAGAACATCCTGAAGTTCATCGCCTGCAATGAGATCTTCTTGATGCCAGCCACAGTGTTTATGCTCTTTAG TGGCCAGGGAAGCTTGCTGCTGCCTTTCATTTACTACCGATTCCTCACCCTCCGCTACACTTCCAGAAGAAACCCATACTGCCG CACCTTGTTCACAGAGCTGCGAATTCTTCTGGAGCACTTTATCATGAAGCCCGTCTGCCCCGCCTTCTTCAGGAAGATGTGCTTCAGCAGCATCGCCTTGATCAGCCGCCTCGCCCCCACGGTGGTctga
- the bbs7 gene encoding Bardet-Biedl syndrome 7 protein isoform X2: MEIHLNRVDYIQVGVTSLKTMKLLPALGKKATQKVAVADHDGVLTCFGMKKGEAVPVFKTLPGPKISRMDLGGAAGTPQEKIFVCSGSQVRGFTKKGKLFLTFEANLTESINAMHVLGADLFVCASYIYNHYCDCKDQHYYLSGDKINDITCLSSENLSRPVPVLACQDRVLRVLQGSELAYDVEVPGPPSVLELYNKDGGEEILYGTTDGKIGLVQIGILCIDTYDIMGDGVNDILVGRDDGTVEVFGFDSASEPTLRFEHVLSESVTSIQGGCVGKESYDEVLTATYTGWVTGLTTEPQKAEAGPGDKVRMSKEIQSKVEALRAELEQLQVKVLQGREQYQQTSQSTTAVSAVPVFSINDKFTLSQDDASYSLTLEVQTAIDNLLLQSDVPIDLLDVDKNSAVVSFSECDSEQPNGNFLLATYRCQANTTRLELRVRSIEGQYGTLQAYITPRLQPKTCQVRQYQIKPLSLHQRTHSIDQERPMNRLSLVGQFSFAEIHSWVVFCLPEVPEKTPAGESITFYFHNTFLGTQLEATYCKGEGHFKSDNVSTISILSDVLSKEATKRKMNLNISYDINDDSVSHTLKMIHPKLEYQLLLARKVQLIDALKELQVHEGNPDFLIPEYRNILDESASLLEEYKKQPAHLERLYGMITDLFIDKFKFKGQNVKTKVSSLLEILDNYDLNSLLDFFNEA; encoded by the exons atgGAAATACACCTCAATCGAGTTGATTACATCCAG GTTGGTGTGACATCCCTGAAAACTATGAAGCTGCTTCCAGCATTGGGAAAGAAGGCAACTCAAAAG GTTGCTGTTGCTGATCATGATGGTGTACTGACATGTTTTGGGATGAAGAAGGGAGAGGCAGTG CCCGTGTTTAAAACACTGCCAGGGCCGAAAATATCCAGAATGGACCTCGGAGGAGCTGCGGGAACTCCACAGGAGAAGATCTTTGTTTGTTCTGGTTCTCAGGTCCGAGGATTCACCAAGAAAGGCAAACTGTTCCTCACCTTTGAAGCCAACCTCACTGAAAGCATCAACGCCAT GCATGTCTTAGGCGCCgacctctttgtgtgtgcgagTTACATCTACAACCACTACTGTGACTGCAAGGACCAACACTACTACCTCTCTGGAGACAAAATCAATGATATCACGTGTTTGTCTTCAGAAAACCTGAGTCGCCCCGTCCCGGTCCTGGCGTGCCAAGATCGGGTTCTCAGAGTCTTGCAG ggATCAGAGCTTGCCTATGACGTTGAAGTCCCTGGCCCTCCGTCCGTCTTGGAACTATACAACAAAGATGGAG GTGAGGAAATCCTCTACGGAACTACCGATGGCAAAATAGGATTGGTGCAGATCG GAATTCTTTGCATCGACACTTATGACATCATGGGAGACGGCGTGAACGACATCCTGGTGGGCAGAGACGATGGGACGGTGGAGGTCTTTGGTTTCGACAGCGCCAGTGAGCCCACGCTACGCTTTGAGCAT GTGTTGTCAGAGAGTGTGACCTCCATCCAGGGTGGCTGTGTGGGGAAGGAGTCTTATGATGAGGTCTTGACTGCCACTTACACAG GATGGGTGACTGGTTTGACCACTGAGCCCCAGAAGGCTGAGGCCGGCCCCGGAGACAAGGTCAGAATGAGTAAGGAGATCCAGTCCAAAGTAGAAGCACTCAG GGCGGAGCTGGAACAGCTGCAGGTCAAAGTCCTGCAGGGCCGAGAGCAGTACCAGCAGACCTCTCAGTCGACCACAGCCGTCTCCGCTGTGCCCGTCTTCAGCATCAATGACAAGTTCACCCTGAGCCAGGACGATGCCAGCTACAGCCTCACTCTGGAGGTGCAGACCGCCATCGACAATCTGCTGCTGCAG AGCGACGTCCCCATAGACCTGCTGGATGTGGATAAGAACTCGGCTGTTGTCAGTTTCAGTGAATGTGATTCAGAG CAGCCAAACGGGAACTTCCTCCTGGCCACGTACAGATGTCAGGCCAACACAACCAGACTCGAGCTCAGG GTGAGGTCCATCGAGGGACAGTATGGGACCCTCCAGGCTTACATTACCCCCAGACTGCAACCCAAGACATGCCAGGTCCGCCAGTACCAGATCAAACCTCTGTCCCTCCACCAGCGGACACACAGCATAGACCAAGAAAG GCCCATGAACAGGCTCAGTCTGGTGGGACAGTTCAGTTTTGCTGAGATCCACTCCTGGGTGGTCTTCTGTCTGCCAGAGGTGCCTGAGAAAACGCCAGCAGGAGAGAGCATCACTTTCTATTTCCATAACACTTTTCTTGGGACGCAGCTTGAAGCCACCTACTG CAAAGGTGAAGGTCACTTCAAGTCGGACAACGTCTCTACGATCTCCATACTGAGTGATGTTCTCTCTAAAGAAGCCACCAAGAGAAAAATGAATCTGAACATTTCATATG ATATCAATGATGACTCCGTGAGCCACACTCTGAAGATGATACATCCAAAGCTGGAGTACCAGCTGCTGTTGGCTCGAAAGGTTCAGCTTATCGATGCACTTAAA GAGCTTCAGGTTCATGAGGGGAACCCCGACTTCCTCATCCCAGAGTATCGCAACATCTTGGATGAGTCTGCCAGTCTCCTCGAGGAGTACAAGAAGCAGCCAGCGCACCTCGAGAGGCTTTATG GAATGATCACAGACCTCTTCATCGACAAATTCAAGTTTAAAGGCCAGAACGTGAAAACCAAAGTGTCCTCGTTGCTGGAGATACTCGACAATTATGACTTAAATTCTCTGTTAGACTTTTTCAATGAGGCATGA
- the bbs7 gene encoding Bardet-Biedl syndrome 7 protein isoform X1: MEIHLNRVDYIQVGVTSLKTMKLLPALGKKATQKVAVADHDGVLTCFGMKKGEAVPVFKTLPGPKISRMDLGGAAGTPQEKIFVCSGSQVRGFTKKGKLFLTFEANLTESINAMHVLGADLFVCASYIYNHYCDCKDQHYYLSGDKINDITCLSSENLSRPVPVLACQDRVLRVLQGSELAYDVEVPGPPSVLELYNKDGGEEILYGTTDGKIGLVQIGESAAAIKWEIDNDKKKGGILCIDTYDIMGDGVNDILVGRDDGTVEVFGFDSASEPTLRFEHVLSESVTSIQGGCVGKESYDEVLTATYTGWVTGLTTEPQKAEAGPGDKVRMSKEIQSKVEALRAELEQLQVKVLQGREQYQQTSQSTTAVSAVPVFSINDKFTLSQDDASYSLTLEVQTAIDNLLLQSDVPIDLLDVDKNSAVVSFSECDSEQPNGNFLLATYRCQANTTRLELRVRSIEGQYGTLQAYITPRLQPKTCQVRQYQIKPLSLHQRTHSIDQERPMNRLSLVGQFSFAEIHSWVVFCLPEVPEKTPAGESITFYFHNTFLGTQLEATYCKGEGHFKSDNVSTISILSDVLSKEATKRKMNLNISYDINDDSVSHTLKMIHPKLEYQLLLARKVQLIDALKELQVHEGNPDFLIPEYRNILDESASLLEEYKKQPAHLERLYGMITDLFIDKFKFKGQNVKTKVSSLLEILDNYDLNSLLDFFNEA, translated from the exons atgGAAATACACCTCAATCGAGTTGATTACATCCAG GTTGGTGTGACATCCCTGAAAACTATGAAGCTGCTTCCAGCATTGGGAAAGAAGGCAACTCAAAAG GTTGCTGTTGCTGATCATGATGGTGTACTGACATGTTTTGGGATGAAGAAGGGAGAGGCAGTG CCCGTGTTTAAAACACTGCCAGGGCCGAAAATATCCAGAATGGACCTCGGAGGAGCTGCGGGAACTCCACAGGAGAAGATCTTTGTTTGTTCTGGTTCTCAGGTCCGAGGATTCACCAAGAAAGGCAAACTGTTCCTCACCTTTGAAGCCAACCTCACTGAAAGCATCAACGCCAT GCATGTCTTAGGCGCCgacctctttgtgtgtgcgagTTACATCTACAACCACTACTGTGACTGCAAGGACCAACACTACTACCTCTCTGGAGACAAAATCAATGATATCACGTGTTTGTCTTCAGAAAACCTGAGTCGCCCCGTCCCGGTCCTGGCGTGCCAAGATCGGGTTCTCAGAGTCTTGCAG ggATCAGAGCTTGCCTATGACGTTGAAGTCCCTGGCCCTCCGTCCGTCTTGGAACTATACAACAAAGATGGAG GTGAGGAAATCCTCTACGGAACTACCGATGGCAAAATAGGATTGGTGCAGATCGGTGAGAGTGCAGCTGCAATTAAATGGGAGATCGACAAcgacaaaaagaaaggag GAATTCTTTGCATCGACACTTATGACATCATGGGAGACGGCGTGAACGACATCCTGGTGGGCAGAGACGATGGGACGGTGGAGGTCTTTGGTTTCGACAGCGCCAGTGAGCCCACGCTACGCTTTGAGCAT GTGTTGTCAGAGAGTGTGACCTCCATCCAGGGTGGCTGTGTGGGGAAGGAGTCTTATGATGAGGTCTTGACTGCCACTTACACAG GATGGGTGACTGGTTTGACCACTGAGCCCCAGAAGGCTGAGGCCGGCCCCGGAGACAAGGTCAGAATGAGTAAGGAGATCCAGTCCAAAGTAGAAGCACTCAG GGCGGAGCTGGAACAGCTGCAGGTCAAAGTCCTGCAGGGCCGAGAGCAGTACCAGCAGACCTCTCAGTCGACCACAGCCGTCTCCGCTGTGCCCGTCTTCAGCATCAATGACAAGTTCACCCTGAGCCAGGACGATGCCAGCTACAGCCTCACTCTGGAGGTGCAGACCGCCATCGACAATCTGCTGCTGCAG AGCGACGTCCCCATAGACCTGCTGGATGTGGATAAGAACTCGGCTGTTGTCAGTTTCAGTGAATGTGATTCAGAG CAGCCAAACGGGAACTTCCTCCTGGCCACGTACAGATGTCAGGCCAACACAACCAGACTCGAGCTCAGG GTGAGGTCCATCGAGGGACAGTATGGGACCCTCCAGGCTTACATTACCCCCAGACTGCAACCCAAGACATGCCAGGTCCGCCAGTACCAGATCAAACCTCTGTCCCTCCACCAGCGGACACACAGCATAGACCAAGAAAG GCCCATGAACAGGCTCAGTCTGGTGGGACAGTTCAGTTTTGCTGAGATCCACTCCTGGGTGGTCTTCTGTCTGCCAGAGGTGCCTGAGAAAACGCCAGCAGGAGAGAGCATCACTTTCTATTTCCATAACACTTTTCTTGGGACGCAGCTTGAAGCCACCTACTG CAAAGGTGAAGGTCACTTCAAGTCGGACAACGTCTCTACGATCTCCATACTGAGTGATGTTCTCTCTAAAGAAGCCACCAAGAGAAAAATGAATCTGAACATTTCATATG ATATCAATGATGACTCCGTGAGCCACACTCTGAAGATGATACATCCAAAGCTGGAGTACCAGCTGCTGTTGGCTCGAAAGGTTCAGCTTATCGATGCACTTAAA GAGCTTCAGGTTCATGAGGGGAACCCCGACTTCCTCATCCCAGAGTATCGCAACATCTTGGATGAGTCTGCCAGTCTCCTCGAGGAGTACAAGAAGCAGCCAGCGCACCTCGAGAGGCTTTATG GAATGATCACAGACCTCTTCATCGACAAATTCAAGTTTAAAGGCCAGAACGTGAAAACCAAAGTGTCCTCGTTGCTGGAGATACTCGACAATTATGACTTAAATTCTCTGTTAGACTTTTTCAATGAGGCATGA
- the ccna2 gene encoding cyclin-A2, whose product MAGANRGQASVASELHNQENMLSRLRGSLKPRAGPSENQENLPPKQATGSSRTVLGALQNNHRSKAQNQRATKQESSQTLSCKNEDLGKSCTEKPAAKQPAFQIHVDEPDGTCIKKPQLVDAVKAKAISETINAVAKLRQPLATIDMDLSFDSPMDMSVVEGEDKPVDANEVPEYAAEIHTYLRDMEVKTRPKAGYMKKQPDITNSMRAILVDWLVEVGEEYKLQNETLYLAVNYIDRFLSSMSVLRGKLQLVGTAAMLLASKFEEIYPPEVAEFVYITDDTYTKKQVLRMEHLVLKVLSFDLAAPTITQFLTQYFLHHSVNKQVESLSMYLGELSLVDSDPFLKYLPSHTAAAAYTLANHTVTGGSWPKSMTEMTGYSLEELMPCVEDLHQTFLSAAQHAQQSVREKYKGPKYSDVSLIDAPSKLLLN is encoded by the exons ATGGCTGGCGCTAACCGAGGCCAAGCTAGCGTGGCTAGCGAGCTTCACAACCAGGAGAATATGCTGTCAAGACTGAGGGGCTCCCTGAAACCCAGAGCTGGTCCGAGCGAGAACCAAGAGAACCTTCCCCCGAAACAAGCGACCGGCAGCAGCAGAACCGTCCTGGGAGCCCTGCAGAACAACCACCGGAGCAAAGCTCAGAACCAGCGCGCCACGAAACAG GAGTCGTCACAGACCTTGTCGTGCAAAAATGAAGACTTGGGCAAAAGCTGCACGGAGAAGCCCGCCGCCAAGCAGCCCGCTTTCCAGATCCATGTGGATGAGCCCGATGGCACCTGCATCAAGAAGCCACAGCTTGTCGATGCTGTCAAAGCCAAGGCCATCTCTGAAACGATTAATGCTGTGGCAAAGCTCCGACAGCCCCTGGCAACCATTGATATGGATCTCAGCTTTG ACTCTCCAATGGACATGTCTGTGGTTGAGGGAGAGGATAAACCAGTGGATGCAAATGAAGTTCCAGAGTATGCTGCTGAAATCCACACATACCTGAGGGACATGGAG GTAAAAACCAGACCCAAAGCCGGCTACATGAAGAAGCAGCCTGACATCACAAACAGCATGAGGGCCATCCTGGTGGACTGGCTGGTCGAGGTTGGAGAAGAGTACAAGCTCCAGAATGAGACCCTTTATCTGGCTGTAAACTACATCGAtcgcttcctctcctccatgtctgtCCTGAGGGGGAAACTTCAGCTGGTTGGGACTGCTGCCATGCTGTTGGCTTC GAAATTTGAGGAGATCTATCCTCCGGAGGTGGCAGAGTTTGTCTACATCACGGATGATACCTACACCAAGAAGCAAGTGTTAAGAATGGAGCACCTGGTGCTTAAAGTGCTCTCCTTTGATCTGGCCGCACCAACCATCACCCAGTTTCTCACCCAGTACTTCCTTCACCATTCTGTTAACAAACAAGTGGAGAGCCTGTCAATG TATCTCGGGGAGCTCAGTCTGGTCGATTCGGATCCCTTCCTGAAGTACCTCCCGTCACATACAGCTGCTGCAGCCTACACTCTGGCAAACCACACTGTGACTGGCGGCTCATGG CCCAAGTCCATGACGGAGATGACCGGCTACTCGCTTGAAGAGCTGATGCCATGTGTCGAGGATCTGCACCAAACCTTCCTCAGCGCTGCGCAGCATGCTCAGCAGTCTGTTCGGGAGAAGTACAAGGGCCCCAA ATACTCTGATGTTTCCCTCATCGACGCTCCATCTAAATTGCTGCTGAactaa